The following proteins come from a genomic window of Deinococcus sp. YIM 134068:
- a CDS encoding aminotransferase class IV, translated as MRPLPPAVDAGAWLHGATAFTTVRTHHGQPLLWAAHLARLANTCAFLGLPAPEAEFPRLAPLPWGLLRLTVTPDGTFWSQRPLDPGPRPVGGVRVVLTLRRVHPDLAGHKTGNYLPYLLAGRDAAAGAFEGWLTDHAGHVVDGGRTSPLLELGGRLVVPAGGLPGVTRTAFLHGQSYEERPVRAEELREVARVWICGSGVGVVPVREVAGEGWCVSLPAEWPETTDAALVWPEGMDTTQKKGG; from the coding sequence ATGAGGCCCCTCCCCCCCGCTGTGGACGCGGGCGCGTGGCTGCATGGGGCGACGGCCTTCACGACGGTCCGCACGCACCACGGGCAACCTTTGCTCTGGGCGGCACATCTGGCGCGATTGGCGAACACCTGCGCGTTTCTGGGGCTGCCCGCGCCGGAGGCAGAGTTCCCCCGTCTCGCCCCCCTCCCCTGGGGCCTGCTGCGCCTGACCGTCACGCCGGACGGGACGTTCTGGAGCCAGCGCCCGCTCGATCCCGGCCCGCGTCCGGTGGGGGGCGTGCGAGTTGTGCTTACCCTCCGAAGAGTCCACCCCGACCTCGCCGGACACAAGACCGGGAATTACCTGCCCTACCTGTTGGCCGGACGGGACGCGGCGGCGGGTGCCTTCGAGGGGTGGCTGACGGACCACGCGGGACACGTGGTGGACGGTGGGCGAACTTCGCCCCTCCTCGAACTCGGCGGGCGGCTGGTCGTGCCGGCGGGCGGCCTACCGGGCGTGACGCGCACCGCCTTCCTACATGGACAGTCCTACGAGGAAAGGCCGGTGCGGGCGGAGGAACTGCGCGAGGTCGCGCGGGTATGGATTTGTGGCAGCGGCGTCGGAGTCGTTCCCGTGCGCGAAGTGGCGGGCGAGGGCTGGTGCGTTTCCCTTCCCGCCGAGTGGCCGGAGACGACGGACGCGGCGCTCGTCTGGCCGGAAGGGATGGACACCACACAGAAGAAGGGCGGCTGA
- a CDS encoding polyprenyl synthetase family protein, translating to MTGVASLILPGAAFEARLREVLRSRVEFIELIGEDLVMAGGKRARPTVTYLAAQALGVDGEHAAWRDVTDLAACVELLHSASLLHDDLIDDADTRRGQQAAFRRFGNVVSVMSGDFMLSRLLVLLAGLPGGAALIRAFGETASLVCEGEVLQFQVAAYADYTLANYLDVIHGKTAALVELAASSPALLLGAPEAHRAALATFGREYGLAFQMRDDLLDLAGDEEALGKPVGGDLREGKATFPVLCLLNGPHASEVRDILGRRAAEPGDVARVRALATREGAFTHTQEEIRRRTGLAASALHPLPPSEARDALTALARHETERAR from the coding sequence ATGACGGGTGTGGCGTCGCTGATCCTGCCGGGCGCGGCTTTCGAGGCGCGGCTGCGCGAGGTGCTGCGCTCGCGTGTGGAGTTCATCGAGCTGATCGGCGAGGACCTCGTGATGGCGGGCGGCAAGCGGGCGCGGCCCACCGTGACGTACCTCGCCGCGCAGGCCCTCGGCGTGGACGGCGAGCACGCGGCCTGGCGGGACGTGACCGACCTCGCCGCGTGCGTGGAGCTGCTGCACTCGGCCTCGCTCCTGCACGACGACCTGATCGACGACGCCGACACCCGGCGCGGTCAGCAGGCGGCCTTCCGAAGATTCGGCAACGTCGTCAGCGTGATGAGCGGCGACTTCATGCTCTCGCGGCTGCTCGTGCTGCTCGCGGGGTTGCCGGGCGGGGCGGCCCTGATCCGCGCCTTCGGGGAGACGGCCAGCCTCGTGTGTGAGGGCGAGGTGCTGCAATTTCAGGTCGCCGCCTACGCCGATTACACGCTCGCGAACTACCTCGACGTGATCCACGGCAAGACGGCGGCGCTCGTGGAACTCGCCGCGTCCTCGCCCGCGCTGCTGCTGGGCGCTCCGGAGGCCCACCGCGCGGCCCTCGCCACCTTCGGGCGGGAGTACGGGCTGGCCTTTCAGATGCGCGACGACCTCCTCGACCTCGCGGGCGACGAGGAGGCGCTGGGCAAACCCGTCGGCGGCGACCTGCGCGAGGGCAAGGCGACCTTCCCCGTCCTGTGCCTCCTGAATGGCCCCCACGCCTCAGAGGTCCGCGACATCCTGGGCCGCCGCGCCGCCGAGCCAGGCGATGTGGCCCGCGTCCGCGCCCTTGCCACAAGGGAGGGGGCCTTCACGCACACGCAGGAGGAGATTCGCCGCCGCACGGGCCTCGCTGCCTCTGCCCTTCATCCCCTCCCCCCCTCCGAGGCCCGCGACGCCCTGACCGCCCTCGCCCGCCACGAGACCGAACGCGCCCGCTGA